The genomic DNA CTACTGATGCCACTTTCAAAGCGACTTTCAAAACTATAGGTAGAAGGCACCTCTAGGGTATTGGTAGAATTACCAGGGGTTACTTCTTCGTTTTTTGCTTTACAAGCATTCAACCCTATACCAGCTGCCAACAATAAGGCAAATTGTATTTTTATTTTTTGTATAGATAAACCTTTCATAACTCACAATATTTATAGCGACAAGGTATAAGCGATAAGCTACAAGTTTTTTGCTTGGCTATTCGTTTAGTCTTGCCTTAAATAATCGTTTTATAATTTACTTTTAATAGATTTAATTAATCCAACCAACATTTTTTGTATTTCAACAATATCATCAAGTAGAGCTATTGGCTCTGACAACATTTTTAACCTCTCTACAAGTAGTAACTGTGTTTCTATTTCATAACTCGATCCCAAAGCGATTTCCAAAAACCGCTTAAGCTCCAATTGACTACTGCGACTACAGCCTTCAGCCACATTAGAAGGAATAGATACAGCTGCTCTTTGTATTTGACTTTTTAAAGCAAACCTTTCATCTACTGGCAAATGCTGCATTAATAAATAGACCTTGACTGTAAAGTCCATGCTTTTTTACCAAACCACCAGTTTTTTAAAATCTCTCATAAGCTCAAGTGTTGATATTAAAGTTGTTATATTTTTATTTACTACTTAAACTCAGCCTTGTCGCTTGAAGCTTATGGCTTGTTACTTAAAACTAAAAACCCAGCTCCTAGTGCATTGGGGATTAAATAAGTTGCCTATTAATTTGGATGAATTTTGTTTTCTGACGAGTCGTGAAAATGGCGGATAGCCATAGCTATCTAACTTTTTTACGAGGAAGTCAGGGGGCAAAAGTCACCAAAGAATATGTGAGTAACTTAGTACCCAATGCACTAGAACCTACTTAAAAACTCCAGCTTACCCCTGCATTAAT from Microscilla marina ATCC 23134 includes the following:
- a CDS encoding four helix bundle protein; its protein translation is MDFTVKVYLLMQHLPVDERFALKSQIQRAAVSIPSNVAEGCSRSSQLELKRFLEIALGSSYEIETQLLLVERLKMLSEPIALLDDIVEIQKMLVGLIKSIKSKL